In Elaeis guineensis isolate ETL-2024a chromosome 1, EG11, whole genome shotgun sequence, a genomic segment contains:
- the LOC105035600 gene encoding LOW QUALITY PROTEIN: UPF0481 protein At3g47200 (The sequence of the model RefSeq protein was modified relative to this genomic sequence to represent the inferred CDS: inserted 1 base in 1 codon; deleted 2 bases in 1 codon): MESDSDSDIEKISVGSLPLPRNQNMDEWLGPKVKASLSIYKPEDPSYPERGIPSTSSKTDEVWINEMTDHVKPAHPVDHPDGPCTIFKVPQHIRQLDPKAYDPIVASFGPFHDASHWSPGFVTQDHKWRYVRHLLLRHGSQGRANQLLKKCLMELKERDAVVRSCYYPEFPPWMDAQELASMMLLDGCFIIYLMLKMHARKKGMEEEKAEEEKIIEQGNRGEEIEDEEMGKLEHETTKKDEGKKRRECTIETREGEVVLNVEEEQLEGPTVAGLFTINLVVYDLLKLENQIPFFIVELLFNQLKTPKDGNIGLVKLALQLFENIYPEASKKFVEKPPSEYHHLLHLFYSSRIFAEKPQERTFSPGCFHCATECIESKWKKVEAAIDCKRSKWKKAEAAIECVRSKWKKAEASPSRGASTSAPKWTPSATELDRAGVKFKKKKLSVDSFLNITFEQRKMKITXLLCLLKLCLMFRSGRMEIPPLHIYDYTGPLFQNLIAFEQCYLYTEMYITIYALFMDCIIDKAEDVQLLHLEGILEHKLSSDQAVAKLFNKLGCHIHFTLEKNYLTNQIEKVNKFYESKWHKWLAGLRRDYLSNPWAIISVLAAIFLLLLTIEQAIFSALSYFHSS, translated from the exons ATGGAATCAGATTCAGATTCAGATATAGAGAAAATCTCCGTCGGGAGCCTACCGTTACCACGCA atcaaaacatGGATGAATGGCTTGGCCCAAAGGTAAAAGCCAGTTTGTCCATCTATAAACCCGAAGACCCGTCCTATCCAGAAAGAGGAATACCTTCCACGAGCAGCAAAACCGACGAGGTGTGGATCAATGAAATGACGGATCATGTAAAGCCAGCACACCCTGTGGACCATCCTGACGGGCCATGCACCATCTTCAAGGTCCCCCAACACATCCGGCAGTTGGATCCTAAAGCCTACGATCCAATTGTTGCTTCCTTCGGACCTTTTCACGACGCCTCGCATTGGAGTCCCGGTTTTGTCACGCAGGACCACAAGTGGCGGTATGTCCGGCACCTTCTATTGCGTCATGGAAGCCAAGGGCGTGCAAATCAATTGTTGAAGAAGTGCTTGATGGAGTTGAAGGAACGGGATGCCGTGGTCCGGAGTTGCTACTATCCGGAATTCCCTCCATGGATGGATGCCCAAGAATTGGCATCGATGATGTTGCTTGATGGGTGCTTCATCATTTATCTCATGCTAAAAATGCATGCGAGGAAGAAGGGGATGGAAGAGGAGAAagcagaggaagagaag atcaTTGAACAAGGAAATAGAGGAGAAGAGATAGAGGACGAAGAGATGGGAAAGTTGGAGCACGAGACAACCAAGAAGGATGAGGGCAAGAAGAGGAGAGAGTGTACGATTGAGACAAGGGAAGGGGAGGTGGTTTTAAATGTGGAGGAGGAACAGCTTGAGGGCCCAACTGTGGCAGGGCTATTCACTATTAATTTAGTGGTTTATGATCTATTGAAGCTTGAGAACCAAATTCCTTTCTTCATCGTCGAATTGCTATTTAATCAGCTCAAGACACCTAAGGATGGAAACATTGGTCTCGTAAAGCTTGCCCTCCAACTCTTTGAGAACATCTATCCTGAGGCATCCAAAAAGTTCGTGGAAAAGCCTCCAAGCGAATaccatcatctgctccatctattTTATTCATCTCGGATCTTTGCAGAAAAGCCACAAGAGCGTACATTTTCACCAGGATGTTTTCATTGTGCAACTGAATGCATAGAGTCCAAGTGGAAGAAGGTAGAAGCCGCAATTGACTGCAAAAGGTCCAAGTGGAAGAAAGCGGAAGCTGCAATTGAATGTGTAAGGTCCAAATGGAAGAAAGCGGAAGCTAGTCCTTCACGAGGAGCTTCGACATCTGCACCCAAGTGGACTCCGAGTGCGACGGAGCTCGACAGGGCTGGggtgaagttcaagaagaagaaactaTCGGTAGACAGCTTCTTGAACATAACATTCGAGCAGAGAAAGATGAAGATTA CATTGCTATGTCTCTTGAAGTTATGTTTGATGTTTAGAAGTGGACGGATGGAGATACCACCACTGCATATCTATGACTATACCGGTCCTCTCTTCCAAAACCTCATAGCTTTCGAACAGTGCTATCTGTATACTGAGATGTACATCACAATATATGCACTGTTTATGGATTGCATCATTGACAAGGCTGAGGATGTGCAGTTGCTCCACTTGGAAGGCATACTGGAACACAAACTGAGCAGTGATCAAGCAGTGGCAAAACTCTTCAATAAGTTGGGTTGTCATATACACTTTACTTTGGAAAAGAACTAccttacaaatcagattgagaaagTAAACAAGTTTTATGAGTCCAAATGGCACAAATGGCTTGCTGGATTGAGGCGAGACTATCTTAGCAACCCATGGGCTATAATTTCAGTGTTGGCGGCGATCTTTCTTCTCTTGTTGACCATCGAGCAAGCCATATTTTCTGCTCTATCTTATTTTCACTCTTCATAG